One stretch of Deinococcus fonticola DNA includes these proteins:
- a CDS encoding NAD(P) transhydrogenase subunit alpha: MNDFFYIYIFMLAAFTGYEVISRVPVILHTPLMSGSNFVHGVVLVGAMYALGHAQTPFEQAIGFFAVLLGAANAAGGYVVTERMLGMFKTEKKAPAKPVPAGEKVK; encoded by the coding sequence ATGAATGACTTCTTCTACATCTACATTTTCATGCTGGCGGCGTTCACCGGCTATGAGGTGATTTCGCGTGTTCCGGTGATTCTGCACACGCCTCTGATGTCCGGGTCTAACTTCGTTCACGGGGTGGTGCTGGTCGGGGCGATGTATGCGCTGGGTCACGCGCAGACCCCCTTCGAGCAGGCCATTGGGTTTTTCGCGGTGCTGCTGGGGGCGGCGAACGCGGCGGGCGGCTACGTGGTCACGGAACGCATGCTGGGCATGTTCAAGACCGAGAAGAAAGCACCCGCCAAACCCGTCCCTGCGGGCGAGAAGGTGAAGTGA